Proteins from a single region of Tautonia marina:
- a CDS encoding S1C family serine protease, which yields MASFDPIDYDPLEPPPRPDTPPVRRGFLIVLLMLCLAAGAVYGAPYLAQQIGYRYEVGRSIAAAEALERLDGDDLIGRSSALFRLASTKVQPAVVNVRTSQLGAPGMGGPGGPMPLATGAGSGVVIDSRNGFIVTNHHVIQDADRITVWLGRRQLPARLVGSDVKTDLAVLQVEGRLNAEASWGDSDQMDIGDWVLAIGSPFELDRSVTAGIVSATGRGGLQLPGDLYQDFIQTDAAINPGNSGGPLINLKGEVIGINTAILSETGGYQGIGLAISSALARRIVDQLIKDGRVIRGYLGVTIQDVQADDVDELGLKEPRGVRVVGVVPGGPAAKAGLRTDDVVLELDGVAVDDTNALRTRATTMPVEQSVPVTVIRNGNREEFSVTIQAMPVLMDLGLVVVEGPPENLTVELAEQLPEDGLYIAGVSPGSLAARSGIDPRILSLLRITGVGDIPVTTLQELHDVSAAQYDEEKGLRLQAVAIDGTWLWWTIGGPNPGLQPR from the coding sequence ACTACGATCCGCTGGAGCCCCCGCCCCGGCCCGACACGCCGCCGGTGCGCCGCGGGTTCCTGATTGTCTTGCTCATGCTTTGCCTGGCGGCCGGAGCGGTTTACGGTGCGCCCTACCTGGCGCAGCAGATCGGCTATCGGTACGAGGTCGGCCGGTCGATTGCCGCGGCCGAGGCGCTGGAGCGGCTTGACGGGGACGACCTGATCGGCCGATCGTCGGCCCTGTTTCGCCTGGCGAGCACGAAGGTGCAGCCGGCGGTGGTCAACGTGCGGACCTCGCAACTGGGTGCTCCTGGCATGGGAGGCCCTGGCGGGCCGATGCCACTGGCTACGGGGGCCGGCTCGGGAGTGGTGATTGACAGCCGCAACGGCTTCATCGTGACCAATCATCACGTGATTCAGGACGCCGACCGGATCACCGTTTGGCTGGGCCGGAGACAGCTCCCCGCCCGATTGGTCGGCTCGGATGTGAAGACCGACCTTGCCGTGCTGCAAGTTGAAGGGCGATTGAACGCGGAAGCCTCGTGGGGCGATTCCGACCAGATGGATATTGGTGACTGGGTTCTGGCGATCGGCAGTCCGTTTGAGCTGGACCGATCGGTGACAGCCGGCATTGTCTCGGCCACCGGCCGGGGCGGGTTGCAGCTCCCGGGCGACCTGTACCAGGATTTCATCCAGACCGACGCGGCGATCAATCCGGGCAACTCCGGAGGTCCGTTGATCAACCTGAAGGGGGAGGTCATCGGGATCAACACGGCGATCCTCTCGGAAACGGGCGGGTATCAGGGGATCGGCCTGGCGATCAGCTCGGCACTGGCGCGGCGGATCGTCGATCAACTGATCAAGGATGGTCGAGTCATCCGGGGCTACCTGGGCGTGACGATCCAGGACGTCCAGGCAGACGACGTGGACGAGCTGGGGCTTAAGGAGCCTCGGGGGGTGCGGGTCGTCGGGGTGGTCCCGGGAGGGCCCGCGGCCAAGGCGGGCCTGAGAACCGACGACGTGGTGCTGGAACTCGACGGGGTGGCGGTCGACGACACGAACGCCTTGCGGACCCGGGCCACGACCATGCCGGTCGAACAGTCGGTGCCGGTGACCGTCATCCGCAACGGCAATCGCGAGGAGTTTTCCGTCACGATCCAGGCCATGCCCGTGTTGATGGACCTCGGCCTGGTCGTCGTGGAAGGACCGCCCGAGAACCTGACGGTCGAACTGGCTGAGCAATTGCCCGAGGATGGCCTGTACATTGCCGGCGTCAGTCCGGGGAGCCTTGCCGCCCGATCGGGGATCGACCCAAGAATTCTCTCGCTCTTGCGGATTACCGGAGTCGGAGACATTCCGGTGACGACCCTGCAGGAACTGCACGACGTGTCCGCGGCCCAGTACGACGAGGAGAAGGGCCTACGTCTGCAAGCGGTCGCAATCGACGGCACCTGGCTCTGGTGGACCATCGGCGGCCCAAATCCAGGACTGCAACCGCGCTGA